One region of Culex pipiens pallens isolate TS chromosome 2, TS_CPP_V2, whole genome shotgun sequence genomic DNA includes:
- the LOC120424121 gene encoding nuclear speckle splicing regulatory protein 1-like: MEKQYGLIDPKANKAAAGKTGLTKHAAFDSSDSDSDGKDAKKSVNLELGDAQKRQARAAQQKALAEDPTVYQYDELYDEMDSKRKEAKVDKSKEERKPKYIGKLLETADKRKKEQERRIERQVQKEREAEGEKFQDKESFVTSAYRAKLEEMKKAEEEEKREEYLESIGDVTKQKDLGGFYRHIYSQKMGEGGKKKEEEEKEKVKEEKQESEDEFKKVGSDDEERARREALKSKDAAGSSKSRRYRKRHSEEGEEDEKNDSSKKVHLQSNLDADSDFSIDSKSDGSSSEESDGDEGGKRKKKRGSSAEKSEPKQDKPEEDRQSANGGVENGAKVKEEKDVEGDSGEVVKSEKKEKKEDKKKEPKIDIWKKRTVGEVFEAAQQRYYERKAARESG, encoded by the exons ATGGAAAAGCA ATACGGACTAATCGATCCGAAAGCCAACAAAGCCGCCGCCGGAAAGACCGGCCTCACGAAGCACGCGGCCTTCGACAGCAGCGACTCGGATTCCGACGGGAAGGACGCGAAAAAATCCGTCAATCTGGAGCTGGGCGACGCTCAAAAGCGGCAAGCCCGGGCCGCCCAACAGAAGGCCCTGGCCGAAGATCCGACCGTTTACCAGTACGACGAGCTGTACGACGAAATGGACAGCAAGCGGAAAGAGGCCAAAGTGGACAAGTCCAAGGAGGAGCGAAAGCCCAAGTACATCGGCAAGCTGCTGGAGACGGCCGACAAGCGCAAGAAGGAACAGGAACGTCGCATCGAGCGCCAGGTCCAGAAGGAGCGCGAAGCCGAAGGGGAAAAGTTCCAGGACAAGGAATCGTTCGTGACGTCGGCGTACCGGGCCAAGCTGGAGGAAATGAAGAaggcggaggaggaggagaagcgCGAGGAGTACCTGGAGTCGATCGGGGACGTTACGAAGCAGAAGGATTTGGGCGGGTTTTATCGGCACATTTATTCGCAAAAGATGGGCGAGGGTGGCAAgaagaaggaggaggaggagaaggaaAAGGTCAAGGAGGAGAAGCAGGAATCGGAGGATGAATTTAAGAAGGTTGGTTCCGATGATGAGGAGCGCGCAAGACGGGAAGCTCTTAAGAGCAAAGATGCGGCAGGTTCGTCGAAATCGAGACGCTACCGGAAGCGTCATTCCGAAGAAGGCGAAGAGGATGAGAAGAACGATTCGTCCAAGAAGGTGCACCTGCAGTCGAATCTGGATGCCGATTCGGACTTTAGCATCGATTCCAAGAGCGATGGCAGCAGCAGCGAAGAGTCGGATGGCGATGAGGGCGGCAAGCGAAAAAAGAAGCGCGGTTCGTCAGCGGAGAAATCTGAGCCGAAGCAGGACAAGCCCGAAGAAGATCGACAGTCGGCGAATGGTGGCGTCGAGAATGGGGCCAAAGTGAAGGAGGAAAAGGACGTTGAGGGTGATTCGGGGGAGGTGGTCAAGAGCGAAAAGAAGGAGAAGAAGGAAGACAAGAAAAAGGAGCCCAAGATTGACATCTGGAAGAAGCGCACGGTCGGGGAAGTGTTTGAAGCGGCCCAGCAGAGATATTACGAGCGAAAGGCCGCGAGGGAGTCGGGTTAA
- the LOC120424120 gene encoding NADH dehydrogenase [ubiquinone] 1 alpha subcomplex subunit 10, mitochondrial-like, with the protein MSGVFRVGVRFLNRSTPVKPILESRVCSPLAISSCHISGKTMRGSKLSKPAPFPYLEKEYSALQACKDVLFKSTTSRFDENTKVVVVDGPIAAGKSAFAKELAGELDMKYFPEATMDSYYINSYGYDLRKLDPQMPLNMQSFDVAKFLQDPKHRNVATFQLRMLIQRYSQYIDALAHLFSTGEGVVLDRSVYSDMVFVEAMYKNGFLSKGARSVYYELVKNTFAELMKPHLVIYLDVPVNIVKDRIKKRASPAEVNSPALTDQYLQDIEHIYKQQYLKDISTHAELLVYDWSDYGETEVVVEDIERINFDRFDKDDTHMRDWRMENEEDWTEARARYMNKPDLMNYFNVPRYDVPELIVSPEDFKAWYDIWSEAPGMKYRKGYNDECGDDGILTKTKLDFRNTL; encoded by the exons ATGTCCGGTGTGTTCCGAGTTGGCGTCCGCTTCCTGAACCGGTCGACGCCGGTGAAGCCGATCCTTGAGTCGCGGGTGTGCAGTCCGCTGGCGATCAGTTCGTGCCACATTTCCGGCAAAACGATGCGCGGTTCGAAGCTGAGCAAACCGGCACCGTTCCCGTACCTGGAGAAGGAATATTCGGCGTTGCAGGCGTGCAAGGACGTCCTGTTCAAGTCCACCACCAGCCGGTTCGACGAGAATACCAAG GTCGTTGTCGTTGATGGGCCGATTGCTGCGGGGAAGTCCGCTTTTGCCAAGGAACTGGCTGGGGAGTTGGACATGAAGTACTTCCCGGAGGCAACGATGGACAGTTACTACATCAACTCGTATGGATACGACCTGCGCAAGCTTGACCCGCAGATGCCGTTGAACATGCAGAGTTTTGACGTGGCCAAGTTCCTGCAGGATCCGAAGCACCGCAATGTGGCCACCTTCCAGCTGCGGATGTTGATCCAGCGTTACTCGCAGTACATTGACGCGTTGGCCCATTTGTTCTCGACCGGCGAGGGTGTCGTTCTGGACCGCAGCGTGTACTCGGACATGGTCTTCGTTGAAGCCATGTACAAGAACGGATTCCTTTCGAAGGGCGCCCGTTCCGTGTACTACGAACTGGTCAAGAACACCTTTGCCGAGTTGATGAAGCCGCATTTGGTGATTTATCTGGATGTTCCGGTCAACATCGTGAAGGATCGCATCAAGAAGCGCGCCAGCCCGGCCGAGGTCAACTCGCCGGCCTTGACCGACCAATATCTGCAGGACATCGAGCACATCTACAAGCAGCAATATCTGAAGGACATCAGCACGCACGCCGAACTGCTCGTTTACGATTGGTCCGACTACGGAGAGACGGAGGTCGTCGTCGAGGATATCGAGCGGATCAACTTTGACCGGTTCGACAAGGACGACACGCACATGCGGGATTGGCGCATGGAAAACGAGGAAGATTGGACCGAGGCCCGCGCTCGTTACATGAACAAGCCCGACCTGATGAACTACTTCAACGTGCCGCGGTACGACGTGCCGGAGTTGATCGTCAGCCCGGAGGACTTTAAGGCCTGGTACGACATCTGGTCGGAGGCACCTGGCATGAAGTACCGCAAGGGCTACAACGACGAGTGCGGCGACGACGGAATCCTGACCAAGACCAAGCTGGACTTCCGCAACACGCTGTAA
- the LOC120424127 gene encoding uncharacterized protein LOC120424127, producing MVEFPPPDVVVENIAREISRGWRKRAKREESWRVSDQGGSGRSGQDCAIIKSGVVRRRRLSSIAAEIEGQCPGVGPAAAVNLTVSGSARNRATFRGQRRAGAARDLDIPGPLGFTPSFPRETPLVFALALPYPARQTNPETTNRQPVGRCVAKPLRNLRVPNPDNPDGGAASSKPAAPLHAQEGHGRLAIGPRSSSRSRRVHPTTKKPPPLAYCRRSSTVIRTEQRRPQCRSGPRSRSSVHKEVGRRIV from the exons atggttgaattc CCACCACCAGATGTCGTCGTGGAAAACATCGCACGAGAGATCAGCAGGGGGTGGCGAAAGAGGGCGAAAAGAGAGGAAAGTTGGCGGGTATCGGATCAGGGGGGTTCAGGACGAAGTGGCCAGGATTGCGCGATCATTAAGTCCGGTGTTGTACGACGAAGGAGGCTGTCGTCAATCGCAGCCGAAATCGAAGGCCAGTGTCCCGGAGTTGGACCAGCAGCCGCAGTGAACCTGACCGTGTCAGGAAGTGCCCGGAACCGTGCTACGTTCCGCGGACAGCGAAGAGCAGGAGCTGCTCGAGATTTGGACATCCCAG GACCTCTCGGGTTTACCCCAAGTTTCCCCCGTGAAACcccgttagtttttgccctggcCTTGCCATATCCGGCCCGGCAGACCAACCCCGAAACCACCAACCGTCAACCCGTTGGTCGGTGCGTCGCCAAGCCGCTACGTAACCTCCGTGTCCCAAACCCGGACAATCCCGACGGAGGCGCTGCCTCGTCGAAGCCGGCAGCACCGTTACACGCGCAGGAAGGACACGGACGGCTGGCGATAGGTccgagaagcagcagcagaagtCGGAGGGTCCATCCGACGACCAAGAAGCCACCCCCATTGGCGTACTGCAGGAGGAGCTCAACGGTCATCCGGACGGAACAACGACGACCGCAGTGCAGATCGGGGCCCCGCAGCAGATCATCGGTGCACAAGGAAGTAGGAAGAAGGATCGTGTGA